Below is a window of Nitrospirota bacterium DNA.
GCAGACAGGGACAACATCAGCACAACTACGCCTGAAGATGCAATCAGCCGTGGTTTTTTTTCTTTTTTGAGCAGTCTTCTTGCGCCGTACAAAGCCAGAGTTAACGGAATGACATAAGCAGTGAAGCCGGCAACCTGAAGCAGTATATCAGACAGATAGGAGCCAAACGGGCCAAGGAGATTCCTGATGCTCTCATTTTTGGGCAGGTGAGTGAAAATTGAGGGGTCCCATGGGTCATGGCTTAAAAGGCTTATGAGAATAACTACACACAGGATTATGGCAAGGATTCCTGATATCTCGTCCTTTATCTTTTCAGCCCTGTCCATAATATAGGAAAAAATAAACCACAGAGGACACTGAGATTAATTTTAATAATTTTATAAACATACTGCCTCCAAATATCCCCAGTGTTTTATATTTTGCTTTTGCCTGATATTATACCCTACTTCTGCTATTTATTAAATGCGATTATCGGGAAGATATTCCCTCTGTGCTCTCTGTGGTTAATCAGTTTTTTGTCAATACGGATAATATGATAACAAAAGCAAGAAAAAAACGATAATAGGCAAATGGTGCAATGGAATGGCGCTGCAGAAATCTGAGAAGGTATTTTATTGCAAAATAACCCGTGACTGCCGAAACAACCGTGCCGGCAATGAAAATGTCATATTGAACATCCGGAGCATGGAGCAGTTTTCTTGCCTCAAGAAGGCTCGCCCCGGCAATAGCAGGCGTGCTTAAAAGAAATGAAAATCTTGCGGCATCTTCTCTTTTCATGCCTTTTACAAGCCCGGCGACAATCGTTATCCCTGACCTTGATACGCCCGGGATAAGGGCAAATGCCTGCGCAATGCCGATGAACAAGGAATTTCCGAAACTGACCTTTTCAATCCCCGTACGCTCTGATTTACCGTAATTTCTTTCCGACAAAATCATAAACAGAGAGACAATGCAGAGGGTGAAGGCAATGATGCCGGGGCTTCTGTTTTCTTCAATCAAATCATGCAGGAAGACACCGGCAACACCTGCAGGTATAGTTCCGATAATAATCTTCCAGAGCATGCAGTCTTTATTTACAGAGGTCTTTAATAATTCAATCCAGTCCTTCCTGAAATAAAACAAAAGCGCCATGAGAGTGCCTGTATGCAGCGCAACATCAAAGGCAAGGCTGTCTATAATCCCCTGCCATCTGAAAAACCACGGGAATAGTATCAGATGCGCCGAACTGCTTACAGGAAGGAACTCCGTCAGCCCCTGAACAATGCCAAGTATCACTGCTTCAAACATTTACAGATTATAACAAATTTTTTATTCCTTTGAATTTTCTGTTCTTTTTGCTAAACTTTTTCAAATGACTGACAATACCGGACAACGGAATTCTCCTGAGAAAAAACCCGGGCGGGAATTTTTTCGCCTGCTTGCCACAGCAAGCACAGTCGGGATAAATCTTGTCCTAAGCACATTTATTGGCTTTGCGCTTGGATATTACCTTGTTGACAGGTATTTAAACACATACCCGTGGTTTACCATAATTTTTCTGCTTCTGGGCATTGCAGCCGGTTTTAAACATTTGTTTAAAATCGCATTTAAGGCAGGCGCGGATGAAGAAAATGCAAAATTGAAAAAGTAAAATTAAAATTTTTCGATATGGAACTTTTAAAAGGCGTAATCAAAAAAAGCATCATTATCCTCGTGCCGGCTGCAA
It encodes the following:
- a CDS encoding AtpZ/AtpI family protein — translated: MTDNTGQRNSPEKKPGREFFRLLATASTVGINLVLSTFIGFALGYYLVDRYLNTYPWFTIIFLLLGIAAGFKHLFKIAFKAGADEENAKLKK
- the uppP gene encoding undecaprenyl-diphosphatase UppP, coding for MFEAVILGIVQGLTEFLPVSSSAHLILFPWFFRWQGIIDSLAFDVALHTGTLMALLFYFRKDWIELLKTSVNKDCMLWKIIIGTIPAGVAGVFLHDLIEENRSPGIIAFTLCIVSLFMILSERNYGKSERTGIEKVSFGNSLFIGIAQAFALIPGVSRSGITIVAGLVKGMKREDAARFSFLLSTPAIAGASLLEARKLLHAPDVQYDIFIAGTVVSAVTGYFAIKYLLRFLQRHSIAPFAYYRFFLAFVIILSVLTKN